The proteins below are encoded in one region of Micromonospora yangpuensis:
- a CDS encoding helix-turn-helix transcriptional regulator — MAESGVNPTAAALLGLLHAGPMTGGQLMAAAERRLAPYWSMTRSQVYRELPVLAERGFVRLGKPGPRMSQPYAITAAGKRTFSRWLAENPGKDTVRNPVALRIAFGDLHSASQLRNLYASANEYHTEALAAVREQVKNAKKEGETYDASALEFAVAYHKAALSWLKSAPVG, encoded by the coding sequence ATGGCGGAATCCGGAGTCAACCCCACGGCGGCAGCTCTGCTCGGGCTGCTCCACGCGGGACCCATGACAGGCGGCCAACTGATGGCCGCCGCTGAGCGCCGACTGGCGCCGTACTGGTCGATGACGCGTAGTCAGGTCTACCGCGAGTTGCCGGTGCTGGCCGAGCGGGGTTTCGTACGTCTGGGCAAGCCCGGTCCACGGATGAGCCAGCCGTACGCGATCACTGCGGCCGGAAAACGGACATTTTCTCGCTGGTTGGCGGAAAATCCCGGGAAGGACACTGTCCGTAACCCCGTGGCACTGCGGATCGCTTTCGGCGACCTGCACTCGGCGAGCCAGCTGCGCAACCTCTACGCCTCGGCCAACGAGTACCACACCGAGGCGCTGGCGGCGGTCCGGGAGCAGGTGAAGAACGCCAAGAAGGAGGGCGAGACGTACGACGCCAGCGCGCTGGAGTTCGCCGTCGCCTACCACAAGGCCGCGCTGTCCTGGCTCAAAAGCGCCCCGGTCGGCTGA
- the ftsE gene encoding cell division ATP-binding protein FtsE, translated as MIQLEQVTKTYPKASRPSLDNVSVSIEKGEFVFFIGPSGSGKSTIIKLLLHEVAPNKGRVVVNSKDVTSLRSWKRPHFRRSIGCVFQDFRLLPNRTAYENVAFALEVIGKTKAVARRVVPEVLELVGLGGKEHRYPHELSGGEQQRVAVARAFVNRPLILLADEPTGNLDPDTSIEIMRLLDRINRTGTTVVMVTHDSNIVNQMRRRVIEIESGQIVRDQARGVYG; from the coding sequence GTGATTCAGCTTGAGCAAGTGACGAAGACGTACCCGAAGGCGTCCCGGCCTTCGCTCGACAACGTGTCCGTCTCGATCGAGAAGGGCGAGTTCGTCTTCTTCATCGGTCCCTCCGGCTCCGGCAAGTCGACCATCATCAAGTTGTTGCTGCACGAGGTCGCCCCGAACAAGGGGCGGGTCGTGGTCAACAGCAAGGACGTCACGTCGCTGCGGTCCTGGAAGCGTCCCCACTTCCGGCGGTCCATCGGCTGTGTCTTCCAGGACTTCCGGCTGCTGCCGAACCGCACCGCGTACGAGAACGTGGCCTTCGCCCTGGAGGTCATCGGCAAGACCAAGGCGGTCGCCCGCCGGGTCGTGCCGGAGGTGCTGGAGCTGGTCGGGCTGGGCGGCAAGGAGCACCGGTACCCGCACGAGCTCTCCGGTGGTGAGCAGCAGCGGGTGGCGGTGGCCCGGGCGTTCGTGAACCGACCGCTGATCCTGCTGGCCGACGAGCCGACCGGAAACCTCGACCCGGACACGTCCATCGAGATCATGCGCCTGCTGGACCGGATCAACCGCACCGGTACGACCGTCGTGATGGTGACGCACGACTCCAACATCGTGAACCAGATGCGCCGTCGGGTGATCGAGATCGAGAGCGGCCAGATCGTGCGCGACCAGGCCCGCGGCGTCTACGGGTGA
- a CDS encoding helix-turn-helix transcriptional regulator: MGEEEVPGPLVGAAEIQDMLGVSRSRFRQIILLPRFPKPFQKLIGGSVWLRSDVEAYIRDYRRPKPADDDD; this comes from the coding sequence ATGGGCGAGGAGGAAGTCCCAGGCCCGCTTGTAGGAGCGGCTGAGATTCAGGACATGCTGGGCGTGAGCCGGTCGCGGTTCCGGCAGATCATCCTGCTGCCCAGATTCCCGAAGCCGTTCCAGAAGCTGATCGGCGGCTCGGTGTGGCTGCGGTCCGACGTTGAGGCATACATCCGGGACTACCGCCGCCCCAAGCCGGCGGACGACGACGACTAG
- the smpB gene encoding SsrA-binding protein SmpB, with protein sequence MPREKGRKVVASNRKARHDYSILDTYEAGMALTGTEVKSLRAGRASLVDAFAQERSGELYLHGMHIPEYTQGTWTNHEPRRTRKLLLKRLEIDRLIGKTREGGLTMVPLQVYFSDGWAKVEIALAKGKKSYDKRQDLAKRDADREIARVAGRRGKGMSE encoded by the coding sequence ATGCCACGGGAGAAGGGGCGCAAGGTCGTCGCCTCCAACCGGAAGGCGCGGCACGACTACTCGATCCTCGACACGTACGAGGCGGGGATGGCCCTGACCGGCACCGAGGTCAAGTCGCTTCGTGCCGGCCGCGCCTCGCTGGTGGACGCGTTCGCCCAGGAGCGCAGCGGGGAGCTGTACCTGCACGGGATGCACATCCCGGAGTACACCCAGGGCACTTGGACCAACCACGAGCCGCGTCGGACCCGCAAGCTGCTGCTCAAGCGGTTGGAGATCGACCGGCTGATCGGCAAGACCCGCGAGGGCGGGTTGACCATGGTGCCGTTGCAGGTCTACTTCTCCGACGGTTGGGCCAAGGTGGAGATCGCCCTGGCCAAGGGCAAGAAGTCGTACGACAAGCGGCAGGACCTCGCCAAGCGGGACGCGGACCGGGAGATCGCCCGGGTCGCCGGCCGGCGCGGCAAGGGAATGTCTGAGTAG
- a CDS encoding YqgE/AlgH family protein, with product MQGEGQAIGGRAMESMAGRLLVATPALKDPNFDRTVVMLVAHEPGGALGVVLNRATEVPVADVLGAWSDLARHPAVLFEGGPVQPDSAICLARLRNPVRRLRGFHQVAGAIGTIDLSVDPDRLRENVAGIRVFAGYSGWGAGQLEQEIEEGSWFVLDALPGDAFVDRPDDLWPMVLRRQGGMMAAVAHFPPDVALN from the coding sequence ATGCAGGGAGAGGGGCAGGCGATCGGCGGTCGTGCGATGGAGTCGATGGCCGGCCGGCTGCTGGTGGCGACCCCTGCGCTCAAGGATCCGAACTTCGACCGGACCGTGGTGATGCTGGTGGCGCACGAGCCGGGCGGGGCGCTCGGCGTGGTGCTCAACCGGGCCACCGAGGTGCCGGTCGCGGACGTGCTCGGCGCCTGGAGCGACCTGGCCCGGCATCCGGCGGTGCTCTTCGAGGGCGGCCCGGTCCAGCCCGACTCGGCGATCTGCCTGGCCCGCCTGCGTAACCCGGTACGCCGGCTGCGCGGCTTCCACCAGGTCGCCGGGGCGATCGGCACGATCGACCTGTCGGTCGACCCCGACCGGCTCCGGGAGAACGTCGCCGGGATCCGGGTCTTCGCCGGTTACTCCGGCTGGGGCGCGGGCCAGTTGGAGCAGGAGATCGAGGAGGGCTCCTGGTTCGTGCTGGACGCCCTGCCCGGGGACGCCTTCGTCGACCGGCCGGACGACCTCTGGCCGATGGTGCTACGCCGGCAGGGCGGGATGATGGCCGCCGTCGCCCACTTCCCGCCGGACGTGGCGTTGAACTGA
- a CDS encoding SAM-dependent methyltransferase — translation MGQPSSGSSVVTGHVDRVADYYDANTRRFLRFGESTEAIHRGVWLPGVANAAEAGDTVNRLVVERLSDHVPVPEGRVLDLGCGVGATVVRIARTIDARVAGVTISRVQAEIAERRLAAEGLTERCHIVRGDFAELPPEPRYHAMVAIESMVHSPSLAELIPTLAERLEPGGRLVLCDDWMTDKDRGLPARERCLDQFRAGWRVGSLHSVSELTEMGQRAGLRLLENVDLTAHLRLGRPRDRVIDVVVGATGALPRVRDRLVETPFWANMIGGSALQAGLSRRWIEYRLLVLERTVK, via the coding sequence ATGGGTCAGCCATCCTCCGGCAGCAGCGTGGTAACCGGGCACGTCGATCGGGTAGCCGACTACTACGACGCCAACACCCGGCGCTTTCTGCGCTTCGGCGAGTCGACCGAGGCGATCCATCGCGGAGTGTGGCTGCCGGGAGTGGCGAATGCGGCCGAGGCCGGGGACACGGTCAACCGGCTGGTGGTCGAACGCCTGAGTGACCACGTGCCGGTGCCCGAGGGGCGGGTGCTCGATCTGGGTTGTGGTGTCGGCGCGACGGTGGTGCGTATCGCCCGGACGATCGACGCCCGGGTGGCCGGTGTGACGATCAGCCGGGTGCAGGCCGAGATCGCCGAGCGGCGGTTGGCGGCCGAAGGCCTGACCGAGCGGTGCCACATTGTCCGTGGTGACTTCGCCGAGCTTCCCCCTGAGCCGCGTTACCACGCCATGGTCGCCATCGAGTCCATGGTGCATTCACCGTCGTTGGCCGAGCTGATCCCGACGTTGGCCGAGCGCCTGGAGCCGGGCGGCCGGTTGGTCCTGTGCGACGACTGGATGACCGACAAGGATCGCGGACTGCCGGCCCGTGAACGGTGCCTGGACCAGTTCCGTGCCGGCTGGCGGGTCGGCAGCCTGCACAGCGTCTCCGAGTTGACCGAGATGGGCCAGCGCGCCGGGTTGCGCCTGTTGGAGAACGTGGATCTCACCGCACACCTGCGCCTGGGCCGGCCCCGGGACCGGGTGATCGACGTGGTCGTGGGGGCCACCGGTGCCCTGCCCCGGGTGCGTGACCGCCTGGTCGAGACGCCGTTCTGGGCCAACATGATCGGCGGCTCGGCGTTGCAGGCCGGACTGTCCCGGCGCTGGATCGAGTACCGCCTGTTGGTCCTCGAACGCACGGTCAAGTGA
- the mdlC gene encoding benzoylformate decarboxylase, with protein MATVRDTTYDLLRELGLTTVFGNPGSTEEPFLQDFPADFHYVLALQEASAVAMADGYAQATRGPAHVNLHTAPGTGNGMGNLVTAWHNRTPLLVTAGQQSREMLLLEPRLASPRATELVQPYVKWSHEPVRAQDIPAAVMRAYATAVQPPAGPVFLSLPLDDWHQPADPPPPVRAVATRYAPDPRRLRDFAEILAASRTPVLVLGAAVDRALAWPAAVALAEKLRVPVWSAPAAERASFPEDHPYFRGVLPYAIAPLAEALRGHDTVLVVGAPVFRYYPHVPGDHLPDGTRLLHVTDDPAEAARAPVGDSLLGDAGLTLDALVELLPSADRPDPPPRPAPETPPAGVPLSADALFAALARHWPADGVLVQESPSNLAALRRQLWIRRPGSYFTMASGGLGFGLPAAVGIALAERDTGRRRPVVAVIGDGSFHYSVQSLWTAARLRLPLVVVVPVNQQYAILKAFAALKETPGVPGLDLPGLDLTALARGYGCAATVVDDPDQLGDALATGLLADRPTILPVPISTDIPTLL; from the coding sequence ATGGCCACGGTCCGCGACACGACCTACGACCTGCTGCGGGAACTCGGCCTGACCACCGTCTTCGGCAACCCCGGCTCCACCGAGGAACCCTTCCTGCAGGACTTCCCCGCCGACTTCCACTACGTGCTGGCCCTCCAGGAGGCCTCGGCGGTGGCGATGGCCGACGGCTACGCCCAGGCCACCCGGGGACCCGCGCACGTCAACCTGCACACCGCCCCGGGCACCGGTAACGGGATGGGCAACCTGGTCACCGCCTGGCACAACCGCACCCCGCTGCTGGTCACCGCCGGCCAGCAGAGTCGGGAGATGCTGCTGTTGGAGCCCCGGCTGGCCAGCCCCCGCGCCACCGAGCTGGTCCAGCCGTACGTGAAGTGGAGCCACGAACCGGTACGCGCCCAGGACATCCCGGCGGCGGTGATGCGGGCGTACGCCACCGCGGTGCAACCCCCGGCCGGCCCGGTCTTCCTCTCCCTGCCACTGGACGACTGGCACCAGCCGGCCGACCCGCCACCACCGGTACGTGCCGTCGCCACCCGATACGCCCCCGACCCCCGACGGCTGCGGGACTTCGCCGAGATCCTGGCGGCCAGCCGCACGCCCGTGCTGGTGCTCGGGGCGGCGGTGGACCGGGCCCTGGCGTGGCCGGCGGCGGTGGCGTTGGCGGAGAAACTGCGGGTACCGGTCTGGTCGGCACCGGCCGCGGAGCGGGCCAGCTTCCCGGAGGACCACCCGTACTTCCGGGGCGTCCTGCCGTACGCGATCGCGCCGCTCGCCGAGGCCCTACGGGGCCACGACACCGTGCTGGTCGTCGGCGCGCCGGTGTTCCGGTACTACCCCCACGTGCCCGGCGACCACCTGCCCGACGGCACCCGGCTGCTGCACGTCACCGACGACCCCGCCGAGGCGGCCCGCGCTCCGGTCGGCGACAGCCTGCTCGGCGACGCCGGACTGACCCTCGACGCGCTGGTGGAGTTGCTGCCCTCCGCCGACCGGCCCGACCCGCCACCCCGACCCGCGCCGGAGACACCGCCGGCCGGCGTCCCGCTCTCCGCCGACGCGCTCTTCGCCGCGCTGGCCCGGCACTGGCCCGCCGACGGGGTTCTGGTGCAGGAGTCACCCTCCAACCTGGCCGCGCTGCGCCGCCAGCTCTGGATCCGGCGGCCCGGGTCGTACTTCACGATGGCCAGCGGCGGCCTCGGCTTCGGCCTGCCGGCGGCGGTCGGCATCGCCCTAGCCGAACGCGACACGGGCCGGCGCCGCCCGGTGGTCGCGGTGATCGGCGACGGCTCCTTCCACTACTCGGTCCAGTCCCTGTGGACCGCCGCCCGACTCCGGCTGCCCCTGGTCGTGGTGGTCCCGGTCAACCAGCAGTACGCCATCCTGAAGGCCTTCGCCGCGTTGAAGGAGACCCCTGGGGTGCCCGGGCTGGACCTGCCCGGCCTGGACCTCACCGCGCTGGCCCGGGGCTACGGGTGCGCCGCCACCGTGGTCGACGACCCCGACCAGCTCGGTGACGCCCTGGCCACCGGCCTGCTCGCCGACCGCCCCACGATTCTCCCGGTCCCGATCAGCACCGACATCCCGACCCTGCTGTGA
- a CDS encoding TrmH family RNA methyltransferase, whose amino-acid sequence MARTLRITTRNATFQQWQALLTNRTKRQRAGEFLVQGVRPISLAVRHGWPVRTLLCPDRVALSRWAGDLLDTVDATRAVLAPELLRELGGKDEDAPELLAVVELPADRLDRIPTGPDPLVLAFDRPTTPGNIGTMVRSADAFGAAGVIVTGHAADPYDPKAVRASTGSLFAVPVVRVPSHREALEWVASARTAGVEVTVVGTDESGDVDIAGADLTGPTLVAVGNETHGLSAAWRQSCDRMVRIPISGSASSLNAATAATVALYEATRQRAARR is encoded by the coding sequence GTGGCGCGGACGTTGAGGATCACCACCCGGAACGCCACCTTCCAGCAGTGGCAGGCGCTGCTGACCAACCGCACCAAGCGGCAGCGGGCCGGTGAGTTCCTGGTCCAGGGGGTACGGCCGATCTCGCTGGCGGTCCGGCACGGTTGGCCGGTGCGTACCCTGCTCTGCCCGGACCGGGTGGCACTGTCCCGGTGGGCCGGTGACCTGTTGGACACCGTCGACGCCACCCGGGCGGTGCTGGCTCCGGAGCTGCTGCGTGAGCTGGGCGGCAAGGACGAGGACGCACCGGAGCTGCTCGCGGTGGTCGAGCTGCCCGCCGACCGGCTGGACCGGATCCCGACCGGCCCGGACCCGCTGGTGCTGGCCTTCGACCGGCCCACCACGCCGGGCAACATCGGCACCATGGTCCGCTCGGCCGACGCGTTCGGCGCGGCCGGGGTGATCGTCACCGGGCACGCCGCCGACCCGTACGACCCGAAGGCGGTCCGGGCCAGCACCGGCTCGCTCTTCGCCGTACCGGTGGTCCGGGTGCCGAGCCACCGGGAGGCGCTGGAGTGGGTGGCCTCGGCGCGTACCGCCGGGGTCGAGGTGACCGTGGTCGGCACCGACGAGTCCGGCGACGTCGACATCGCCGGAGCGGACCTGACCGGCCCCACGCTCGTCGCCGTCGGCAACGAGACGCACGGCCTCAGCGCGGCCTGGCGACAGTCCTGCGACCGGATGGTACGGATCCCGATCAGCGGCTCGGCGAGCTCGCTGAACGCGGCGACCGCGGCGACGGTGGCCCTGTACGAGGCGACCCGGCAACGCGCCGCACGCCGCTGA
- the prfB gene encoding peptide chain release factor 2, with amino-acid sequence MTAADYAEQLKELDATLRNIEAVLNLDRLQEDKARLEQEASAPDLWDDQAKAQQVTTQLSYVNGEISKLGSLRSRLDDARVLLELAEAEDDSGVLTEVEGEITGLTKAIQEMEVRTLLSGEYDSREALVAIRAGAGGVDAADFAEMLLRMYLRWAERHGYPTEVYETSYAEEAGLKSATFAVKVPYAFGTLSVESGTHRLVRISPFDNQGRRQTSFAGVEVLPVTEQTDHIDIPENEMRVDVYRSSGPGGQSVNTTDSAVRLTHIPTGIVVTCQNEKSQLQNKASALRVLQARLLERKRQEEQAKLEGLKTDAAGSWGDQMRSYVLHPYQMVKDLRTEQETGNPSAVFDGELDSFIEAGIRWRKQRQLAGDSA; translated from the coding sequence GTGACCGCTGCCGATTACGCCGAACAGCTCAAGGAACTCGACGCGACCCTGCGCAACATCGAGGCCGTGCTCAACCTCGACCGGTTGCAGGAGGACAAGGCCCGGCTGGAGCAGGAGGCCTCCGCGCCGGACCTCTGGGACGACCAGGCCAAGGCGCAGCAGGTGACCACCCAGTTGTCGTACGTCAACGGGGAGATCAGCAAGCTGGGCAGCCTGCGCTCCCGGCTCGACGACGCGCGCGTCCTGCTGGAGCTGGCCGAGGCGGAGGACGACTCCGGGGTGCTCACCGAGGTCGAGGGTGAGATCACCGGCCTGACCAAGGCCATCCAGGAGATGGAGGTCCGCACCCTGCTCTCCGGTGAGTACGACTCCCGGGAGGCGCTGGTGGCCATCCGGGCCGGTGCCGGCGGGGTGGACGCGGCGGACTTCGCCGAGATGCTGCTGCGGATGTACCTGCGCTGGGCCGAGCGGCACGGCTACCCGACCGAGGTCTACGAGACCTCGTACGCCGAGGAGGCGGGGTTGAAGTCGGCCACCTTCGCGGTCAAGGTGCCGTACGCGTTCGGCACCCTCAGTGTCGAGTCGGGCACCCACCGGCTGGTCCGGATCAGCCCCTTCGACAACCAGGGGCGCCGGCAGACCAGCTTCGCCGGGGTGGAGGTGCTGCCGGTCACCGAGCAGACCGACCACATCGACATCCCCGAGAACGAGATGCGGGTGGACGTGTACCGCTCGTCCGGGCCGGGTGGCCAGTCGGTCAACACCACCGACTCGGCGGTACGGCTCACCCACATCCCGACCGGCATCGTGGTGACCTGTCAGAACGAGAAGTCCCAGCTGCAGAACAAGGCCTCCGCGCTGCGGGTGCTGCAGGCCCGGCTGCTGGAGCGCAAGCGGCAGGAGGAGCAGGCCAAGCTGGAGGGTCTGAAGACCGACGCCGCCGGCTCCTGGGGCGACCAGATGCGCTCGTACGTCCTGCACCCGTATCAGATGGTGAAGGATCTGCGTACCGAGCAGGAGACCGGCAATCCGAGCGCGGTCTTCGACGGTGAGCTGGACAGCTTCATCGAGGCCGGCATCCGGTGGCGCAAGCAGCGGCAGCTCGCCGGCGACAGCGCGTGA
- the ftsX gene encoding permease-like cell division protein FtsX, translating into MRVKYVLSEVLVGLWRNVTMTIAMIITMAVSLTMLGVSGLVYTKVADMKDLYFENVEVSIFLTPEVTEEQRATLDTQLKSDPLVREAIYVDKNEAYERFKDMYRDAPDLVSAVKPDQLPESYRLRLVDPEQYKQIADQYTSTEGVDQIVDQSRVLDKIFNLFTAGQNVALVAAIAMAIAALLLVANTIQVAAYSKRREVAVMKLVGASNWFIQAPFVLEAVVAGLIGSVLGLGALVALKRFLFDGALSSLQGLFSPVSWGEIFLTFPLMAAVGGLVSAITAWVTLRFYLRV; encoded by the coding sequence ATGCGCGTGAAATACGTCCTGTCCGAGGTACTGGTCGGGCTGTGGCGCAACGTGACCATGACCATCGCGATGATCATCACGATGGCGGTGTCGTTGACCATGCTCGGCGTCAGCGGCCTGGTCTACACCAAGGTCGCCGACATGAAGGACCTCTACTTCGAGAACGTCGAGGTCTCGATCTTCCTGACGCCCGAGGTCACCGAGGAACAGCGGGCCACGCTGGACACCCAGCTCAAGAGCGACCCACTGGTCCGGGAAGCCATCTACGTCGACAAGAACGAGGCGTACGAGCGCTTCAAGGACATGTACCGGGACGCTCCCGACCTGGTCTCCGCGGTGAAGCCGGACCAGCTGCCCGAGTCGTACCGGCTGCGGTTGGTCGACCCGGAGCAGTACAAGCAGATCGCCGACCAGTACACGTCCACCGAGGGGGTCGACCAGATCGTCGACCAGAGCCGGGTGCTCGACAAGATCTTCAACCTCTTCACCGCCGGGCAGAACGTCGCCCTGGTCGCCGCGATCGCGATGGCGATCGCCGCGCTCCTGCTGGTCGCGAACACCATCCAGGTGGCGGCGTACAGCAAGCGCCGGGAGGTGGCGGTGATGAAGCTGGTAGGTGCGTCGAACTGGTTCATCCAGGCCCCCTTCGTGCTGGAGGCGGTCGTCGCCGGCCTGATCGGCTCGGTGCTCGGCCTCGGCGCGCTGGTCGCGCTGAAGCGCTTCCTCTTCGACGGGGCGCTGAGCAGCCTGCAGGGCCTCTTCTCGCCGGTCAGCTGGGGTGAGATCTTCCTGACCTTCCCGCTGATGGCGGCGGTCGGCGGGCTGGTCAGCGCGATCACCGCCTGGGTCACCCTCCGCTTCTACCTGCGGGTCTAG
- a CDS encoding lytic polysaccharide monooxygenase auxiliary activity family 9 protein: MTVRRTLAAVGVAAAAVLFTGAAVVLPPTGPASAHGAPVDPVSRSAGCAPGSPAADTPACRAAVAAGAALREWDNIRVYGVAGRDREVIPDGELCSGGLSAYRGLDLPRVDWPTTELTGGSAFTFRYRNTVEQRGTFRLYLTVDGYDPNAPLTWADLDRLPFLRVTDPPVRGGEYRVSGILPAGRTGRHLIYTVWQNSDTPDTYYSCSDVLLRSAGDDRAAPSSGDDRAAPSSVSAVDAAVETPSGTASAAQTDPGVPVASVTATAQLPGGRPLLVGAAVVVVPLLVGMAAVRLRRPRPVAPGRPCQVRNHRVGKRRIW; this comes from the coding sequence GTGACCGTACGCCGAACGCTCGCCGCCGTCGGGGTCGCCGCCGCCGCGGTGCTGTTCACCGGGGCGGCCGTGGTGCTGCCGCCCACCGGGCCGGCCTCGGCGCACGGTGCTCCCGTCGACCCGGTGAGCCGGTCGGCCGGCTGCGCGCCGGGCAGCCCGGCGGCCGACACCCCCGCCTGCCGGGCGGCAGTGGCGGCCGGGGCGGCGCTGCGCGAGTGGGACAACATCCGGGTGTACGGGGTGGCCGGCCGGGACCGGGAGGTGATCCCGGACGGTGAGCTGTGCAGCGGCGGCCTGTCGGCGTACCGGGGACTGGACCTGCCCCGGGTGGACTGGCCGACCACCGAGCTGACCGGCGGCAGCGCCTTCACCTTCCGCTATCGGAACACCGTCGAGCAGCGGGGCACCTTCCGGCTCTACCTCACCGTCGACGGCTATGACCCGAACGCGCCGTTGACCTGGGCGGACCTGGACCGGCTGCCGTTTCTGCGGGTGACCGACCCGCCGGTGCGGGGTGGGGAGTACCGGGTGTCGGGGATCCTGCCGGCGGGGCGGACCGGGCGACACCTGATCTACACCGTCTGGCAGAACTCCGACACTCCGGACACCTACTACTCCTGCTCGGACGTGCTCCTCCGGTCCGCCGGTGACGACCGTGCTGCCCCGTCGTCGGGTGACGACCGTGCTGCCCCGTCGTCGGTCAGTGCCGTCGACGCGGCGGTGGAGACACCGTCGGGTACGGCGTCGGCGGCACAGACCGATCCGGGGGTGCCGGTGGCGTCGGTGACCGCGACCGCCCAACTGCCCGGGGGCCGGCCGTTGCTGGTCGGTGCCGCGGTGGTGGTGGTTCCGCTGCTGGTCGGCATGGCCGCCGTGCGATTGCGGCGACCCCGGCCGGTGGCTCCCGGTCGACCGTGTCAGGTGCGTAACCACCGGGTCGGTAAACGCCGGATCTGGTGA